A single Silvibacterium dinghuense DNA region contains:
- a CDS encoding cytochrome c oxidase subunit 3 family protein codes for MDSHAIATHPEHAHAGHDHPPFLRHHFESVEQQREATSFGMWLFLLTEFMFFGGMFVAYLVYRTWYYPAFVAGSHQLSVLLGSINTVILICSSLTMSLAVYAAQKGRKAALVRWLSITLLLGLVFLGIKASEYREKWEQHHVPGLNFSVSDFVHVNPAYPGQPALPLDMAEKTQVYFSLYFAMTGMHALHMIIGICVLAGLIFRARAGAYTSGHTNTVENFGLYWHFIDIVWNFLFPLLYLISRHQ; via the coding sequence CGATCACCCGCCCTTCCTGCGCCACCACTTCGAAAGCGTCGAGCAGCAGCGCGAAGCTACCAGCTTCGGCATGTGGCTCTTCCTGCTCACGGAATTCATGTTTTTTGGCGGGATGTTCGTCGCCTATCTCGTCTACCGCACCTGGTATTACCCGGCTTTTGTCGCCGGCAGCCATCAGCTCTCGGTTCTGCTCGGCTCCATCAATACAGTCATCCTCATCTGTTCGAGTCTCACCATGTCGCTGGCCGTATACGCGGCCCAGAAAGGCCGCAAAGCGGCGCTCGTTCGCTGGCTCTCGATCACGCTCCTGCTCGGCCTCGTCTTCTTAGGCATCAAGGCCAGTGAATATCGCGAGAAGTGGGAACAGCACCACGTTCCGGGACTTAACTTCAGCGTCAGCGACTTCGTCCACGTCAATCCCGCTTATCCCGGACAGCCGGCATTGCCGCTCGACATGGCCGAGAAGACGCAGGTCTACTTCTCGCTCTACTTCGCCATGACCGGCATGCACGCGCTGCACATGATCATCGGCATCTGCGTGCTCGCCGGTCTGATCTTCCGTGCCCGGGCAGGGGCATATACCAGCGGCCACACCAACACCGTCGAGAATTTCGGTCTCTACTGGCATTTCATCGATATTGTGTGGAATTTCCTCTTTCCACTGCTTTATCTCATCAGCCGGCATCAGTGA
- a CDS encoding cytochrome C oxidase subunit IV family protein: MSESTQHGTDPKAHFVVFVLLLLLTGATVGASFLNLHIFNAVIAIGIAVIEAVLVVLYLMHVKSSSRLTKLTVAAGLFTFFILITLPLTDYIARAWGQW, encoded by the coding sequence ATGTCCGAATCAACCCAGCACGGTACTGACCCGAAGGCTCATTTCGTTGTTTTCGTTCTGCTCTTGCTGCTCACCGGTGCCACGGTCGGAGCGTCCTTTCTGAATCTCCATATTTTTAATGCGGTGATTGCCATCGGCATTGCGGTGATCGAGGCCGTGCTGGTTGTGCTCTACCTCATGCATGTCAAGAGCAGCTCGCGGTTGACGAAGCTCACCGTGGCTGCCGGACTGTTCACCTTCTTCATCCTCATCACCCTGCCGCTGACCGATTACATCGCTCGCGCATGGGGACAATGGTGA
- a CDS encoding deoxyribodipyrimidine photo-lyase codes for MAAKADKTPEKSKEELPALLKVLADDPRVTVRRGGAPLPEGKCVVYWMQRAQRGFDNPAVDLAVAIANELGLPLVVYFSAISNFPHANLRHYCFLNQGLADIEEDLAERNIAFVVRRPPGNSLEALLGEVGAAMVIGDENPCREPERWRKVLARRLSLPFWTVDADVVVPSSIFSRHFYMLHNMRPKLHAELPRYLHPLENAKAQHRWAKPRGFEHFAVREDVTHGWRDFDRSVKPVDHFTGGTHAALKRLRHFVQHQLAHYDTQRNHPEVDGTSQLSPYLHFGHISPLTIALAVEDAVTAGHATQAARDSYLDELIGWRELSVNFVKHVPGYDSIECAPEWAKKTLEEHSRDRRDPGYALEELERGETCDELWNAGQVQMVKTGWMHNYLRMYWAKKILEWAPNPAIAWEWAVILNDKYELDGRDPNGYSGIAWAIGGVHDRPWFDRPIFGTIRFMSGASTGKKFDSKRYIAQVSALEV; via the coding sequence ATGGCGGCGAAGGCAGATAAGACCCCGGAAAAGAGCAAGGAAGAGCTACCTGCCCTTCTGAAAGTGCTCGCTGACGATCCGCGCGTAACCGTGCGCCGCGGCGGCGCGCCTCTGCCTGAGGGCAAATGCGTCGTTTACTGGATGCAGCGTGCTCAGCGCGGCTTCGACAATCCGGCCGTCGATCTCGCTGTGGCTATTGCCAATGAACTGGGTTTGCCGCTTGTTGTGTATTTCTCGGCTATCTCGAATTTTCCGCACGCAAATCTGCGCCACTACTGCTTTCTCAACCAGGGGCTCGCAGACATCGAGGAGGATCTCGCCGAGCGGAATATCGCTTTCGTCGTTCGTCGTCCTCCGGGCAATTCTCTTGAGGCGCTGCTCGGGGAAGTGGGCGCAGCCATGGTCATCGGAGACGAGAATCCCTGCCGCGAGCCGGAGCGCTGGCGCAAGGTGCTCGCCCGGCGGCTCTCCCTGCCGTTCTGGACTGTCGATGCCGATGTTGTCGTGCCTTCGTCGATCTTCTCCAGGCACTTCTACATGCTGCACAACATGCGGCCAAAGCTGCATGCCGAGCTGCCGAGATATCTGCATCCGCTCGAGAACGCGAAAGCGCAGCATCGCTGGGCGAAGCCGCGTGGCTTCGAGCACTTCGCTGTGCGGGAAGACGTCACGCATGGCTGGCGTGACTTCGATCGCTCCGTAAAGCCCGTGGATCACTTCACCGGTGGCACGCACGCAGCGCTCAAGCGCCTGAGGCATTTCGTGCAGCATCAGCTCGCACACTACGATACGCAGCGTAATCATCCCGAGGTCGATGGCACCAGCCAGTTGTCGCCCTATCTGCACTTCGGCCACATTTCGCCGCTGACCATCGCACTCGCCGTCGAGGATGCGGTGACGGCGGGCCACGCAACGCAGGCTGCGCGGGACTCCTACCTGGACGAGCTGATCGGCTGGCGTGAGCTCTCGGTGAACTTTGTGAAGCATGTGCCCGGCTACGACTCGATCGAGTGCGCGCCGGAATGGGCGAAAAAGACGCTCGAGGAGCACAGCCGGGACCGGCGCGATCCCGGGTATGCGCTTGAGGAGCTCGAGCGCGGTGAGACCTGCGATGAGCTCTGGAACGCCGGGCAGGTGCAGATGGTGAAGACAGGCTGGATGCACAACTATCTGCGCATGTACTGGGCGAAAAAGATTCTCGAATGGGCGCCGAATCCGGCTATCGCCTGGGAGTGGGCCGTCATTCTGAATGACAAGTACGAGCTCGACGGCCGCGATCCGAACGGCTACAGCGGCATCGCATGGGCTATCGGCGGGGTGCATGATCGTCCCTGGTTTGACCGGCCGATCTTCGGGACCATCCGTTTTATGTCCGGAGCTTCCACCGGGAAGAAGTTCGACTCGAAGCGTTATATCGCGCAGGTGAGTGCTCTCGAGGTTTGA
- a CDS encoding choice-of-anchor D domain-containing protein has protein sequence MLAILAWVVLCGVPMLMAQQAPTPPAALPYLLPPVLGNAALARLQAMRFLVERGLTPGGRSPDQTLAAARRQQALSPRFSAVDAAAHPADASLSAAWQPVGPAQVSTASFGLVTGRVTALAADPADATGNTLYVGSTGGGVWKSTAAAGAANFAPLTDTLAAYSANSSVSLSIGALSVQPGGTGVVLAGTGDPNSAADSYYGAGILRSGDGGLTWSLIAESDDLETGGNNNYTFLGNSFAGFAWSTASPSTVVAAVSTSAEGIIVNAPSDATGILGLYYSLDAGKSWQLATITDGSGNVVQSSQMAITGGGNAATAVVWNPLRQLFFAAVRYHGYYQSPDGVTWTRMANQPGAALTTANCPTNAGTYASIGCPIFRGALAVQPVTGDLFALTVDQENQDQGLWRDVCSLSSNACANPVVQWGSQIADTALEAGNGDTTIPQAAYDLVLAAVPSQQDTLLFAGAYDLFRCSLANACAWRNTTNDQTCMAAGVAPAQHAIDATAAASGILYFGNDGGLWRTTDLVNQQQAACSSDDATHFQNLNEGLGSLAEVESMAEDETDSANLMASLGNLGTAAPQSGASAWLQVLDGYGSGAAIDPASTENWYATSEFGVGINRCTEGSGCNTAGFGSIVIGNSDVSGDGGTQLIPAPWILDPQNTSNIILGTCRIWRGPSIGDWSSSNLLSSMLDGDQGSMCNGNAEIRSLAASGSASDAAGVSEQVYAGLAGLLDGGESIPGHLFSASVNSASGASTSWTDLALSPVTLPASNSTVFNPGGFDISSIDVDAHDSTGNTVYVTVQGFGNNAVFVDKVYRSVDGGAHWQNLTSNLPNAPANSIAVDPNNANIVYVATDMGVYVTTEVSDCLDASDNCWSVFGTALPNAPAVQLAVYNYGATSVLRAATYGRGIWQIPLVSAATVQTTMSVTPASLNFASEAVSTQSAPQQLVVNNTGSLSLNISQITVTGDFSESDTCSSPIAPGDACVVEVYFLPAVTGARSGVLTLYANISSGQVTVPLSGTGLAAPSIILNPVQVDFPATTIGSTSPASNVTVSNTGGSTAALASETVSGDFSIAANTCGTTLTANTGCTVSLVFAPTASGTRTGTLTVVDSAGTQTAALTGTGQSVPTDTLSPASLAFAAQVIGTASAGQAVTLTNSGDLALQLIATQVSGAFQAINNCGTSLAGHASCAIVVQFVPQAVGSTQGTLTVSDALRVQTINLTGAGVAPAGISATPVSLSFGNYAIGATSPPQTVTVTNNGGIGLSALQYAVTGDFALASTSGGCGSSLGAGSACQLSLTFSPTQAGARSGQLTITAAELSSPLEVALSGSGEDFSLQVSGSSTATITSGQTASYLVQVIPVNGSTGTVSLSCAGAPVNATCVINPATVALNANATASATVTVETGVADTAMDGRSRALMPRASPLLLAVALPWLAVRRRKTAPAARRMLSLLALFVLFLAPVACGVSASGGSGGAGGGGTTSGNSTPSGTYTLTVTGSAPGVTHTASLTLTVE, from the coding sequence ATGCTGGCGATACTGGCATGGGTTGTCCTATGCGGCGTGCCGATGCTGATGGCACAGCAGGCTCCGACACCGCCTGCTGCTCTGCCGTATCTTCTTCCGCCGGTGCTCGGGAATGCCGCGCTGGCCCGGCTGCAGGCGATGCGTTTTCTGGTGGAGCGCGGTCTCACGCCGGGCGGACGAAGCCCGGACCAGACGCTGGCTGCCGCCCGCCGCCAGCAGGCCCTGTCGCCTCGCTTCTCCGCTGTTGACGCAGCTGCTCATCCCGCCGATGCCTCTCTCTCCGCTGCCTGGCAGCCGGTGGGACCGGCGCAGGTTTCTACCGCATCCTTTGGCCTGGTCACCGGCCGCGTGACCGCGCTGGCTGCCGATCCTGCGGACGCGACAGGCAACACGCTCTATGTCGGCAGTACCGGAGGCGGCGTATGGAAATCGACCGCCGCCGCGGGCGCAGCCAACTTCGCCCCGCTTACGGATACGCTCGCGGCCTACTCTGCGAACTCCAGCGTCTCGTTGAGCATCGGTGCTCTCAGCGTGCAGCCTGGAGGCACCGGCGTCGTGCTGGCCGGCACCGGCGATCCGAACAGTGCTGCGGACTCCTACTACGGTGCCGGTATTCTGCGCTCCGGAGACGGCGGTCTCACCTGGTCGTTGATCGCCGAATCGGACGACCTGGAAACGGGAGGAAACAATAACTACACCTTCCTCGGCAACAGCTTTGCCGGTTTCGCATGGAGCACCGCTTCGCCATCCACGGTGGTGGCTGCTGTCAGCACGTCAGCGGAAGGCATCATCGTCAACGCTCCCTCGGATGCCACCGGCATCCTCGGTTTGTATTACTCGCTCGATGCCGGGAAGAGCTGGCAGCTGGCTACCATCACGGATGGGTCGGGCAATGTCGTGCAGTCCAGCCAGATGGCTATCACCGGGGGCGGCAACGCAGCCACGGCGGTGGTGTGGAACCCGCTGCGGCAGCTGTTCTTTGCCGCCGTGCGCTATCACGGCTACTACCAGTCTCCGGACGGTGTGACCTGGACGCGCATGGCCAACCAGCCGGGGGCTGCGCTGACCACGGCGAACTGCCCGACCAATGCCGGCACTTATGCCTCGATCGGCTGCCCGATCTTTCGCGGCGCGCTGGCCGTGCAGCCGGTGACCGGCGATCTCTTCGCGCTCACCGTCGATCAGGAGAATCAGGACCAGGGGCTCTGGCGCGATGTGTGCAGCCTCAGCTCCAATGCGTGCGCGAACCCGGTCGTGCAGTGGGGCTCGCAGATCGCGGACACCGCTCTCGAAGCCGGCAATGGCGATACGACGATTCCGCAGGCGGCCTACGACCTCGTGCTGGCTGCCGTGCCTTCGCAGCAGGACACACTGCTCTTTGCCGGGGCCTACGATCTCTTCCGATGCAGCCTCGCCAATGCCTGTGCCTGGCGCAATACGACGAACGACCAGACCTGCATGGCCGCAGGTGTCGCTCCGGCACAGCATGCGATCGACGCCACGGCAGCGGCAAGCGGCATTCTCTATTTCGGCAATGACGGCGGCCTTTGGCGCACGACCGATCTGGTGAACCAGCAGCAGGCCGCCTGCTCGAGCGACGATGCCACGCACTTTCAGAACCTGAACGAAGGGCTCGGCTCGCTGGCCGAGGTAGAGAGCATGGCCGAGGACGAAACCGACAGCGCCAACCTGATGGCTTCGCTCGGCAACCTCGGCACGGCCGCGCCGCAATCGGGTGCCTCGGCCTGGCTTCAGGTGCTCGATGGCTATGGATCGGGCGCTGCCATCGATCCTGCGTCGACGGAGAACTGGTACGCTACCTCGGAATTCGGGGTCGGCATCAACCGCTGTACCGAAGGTTCCGGCTGCAATACCGCCGGATTCGGCTCGATCGTCATCGGGAACAGCGATGTGAGCGGCGATGGCGGGACGCAGCTGATCCCGGCGCCGTGGATTCTCGATCCGCAGAATACGTCGAACATCATCCTTGGCACCTGCCGCATATGGCGTGGCCCGTCTATCGGAGACTGGAGCAGCAGCAATCTGTTGAGCTCGATGCTGGATGGCGATCAGGGGTCGATGTGCAACGGCAACGCCGAGATTCGCTCGCTCGCGGCCTCGGGAAGCGCCAGCGATGCCGCCGGTGTCTCGGAGCAGGTTTATGCCGGGCTGGCCGGCCTTCTCGATGGTGGCGAGTCGATTCCCGGCCATCTCTTTTCCGCCTCGGTCAACTCGGCCTCCGGTGCCTCGACGTCGTGGACCGATCTGGCGCTCTCGCCGGTGACCCTGCCGGCCTCGAACAGTACGGTCTTTAATCCCGGCGGTTTCGATATCTCGAGTATCGATGTCGACGCACACGACTCCACCGGCAATACGGTCTATGTGACGGTGCAGGGCTTCGGAAACAACGCCGTGTTTGTCGATAAGGTGTACCGCTCCGTAGATGGCGGAGCCCATTGGCAGAACCTCACCAGCAATCTGCCCAATGCGCCGGCCAACAGCATCGCGGTCGATCCGAATAACGCGAATATCGTGTACGTGGCCACGGATATGGGGGTGTATGTGACCACGGAGGTTTCCGACTGCCTGGATGCCTCCGACAATTGCTGGTCTGTCTTCGGCACCGCCTTGCCCAACGCTCCGGCGGTGCAGCTTGCGGTCTATAACTACGGTGCAACTTCGGTGCTGCGCGCGGCCACCTATGGGCGTGGCATCTGGCAGATTCCGCTGGTCAGCGCGGCCACGGTGCAAACCACCATGTCCGTCACCCCGGCCTCGCTGAACTTCGCATCCGAGGCTGTTTCTACGCAAAGCGCGCCGCAGCAGCTGGTGGTGAACAATACCGGCTCCCTGTCGCTCAATATCTCGCAGATCACCGTGACCGGAGATTTTTCCGAGTCCGATACCTGCTCCAGCCCGATCGCGCCCGGTGACGCCTGCGTGGTCGAGGTGTATTTCCTGCCTGCTGTTACGGGCGCGCGCAGTGGCGTATTGACGCTCTATGCCAATATCTCCTCCGGGCAGGTGACCGTACCGCTCTCAGGGACCGGCCTTGCCGCGCCTTCTATCATCCTCAATCCGGTGCAGGTCGATTTCCCCGCGACGACCATCGGCAGCACGTCTCCCGCCAGCAATGTGACGGTGTCGAATACCGGCGGCTCCACGGCGGCGCTTGCGAGCGAAACGGTGAGCGGCGATTTCTCCATCGCAGCCAATACCTGCGGCACCACGCTGACAGCGAATACCGGCTGCACCGTAAGCCTGGTCTTTGCGCCGACGGCTTCGGGCACGCGCACCGGCACGCTCACGGTGGTGGATAGTGCCGGGACGCAGACCGCCGCGCTCACCGGCACCGGGCAGTCCGTGCCGACGGATACGCTCTCGCCTGCGAGCCTGGCCTTTGCCGCGCAGGTGATCGGTACAGCCAGCGCCGGGCAGGCCGTCACCCTCACGAACAGCGGAGACCTGGCGCTGCAGCTCATTGCGACGCAGGTATCCGGAGCCTTCCAGGCCATCAATAATTGCGGGACCTCGCTCGCCGGTCATGCGAGCTGCGCCATCGTCGTCCAGTTCGTGCCTCAGGCCGTGGGCTCCACGCAGGGAACGCTCACCGTGAGTGACGCGTTGCGGGTGCAGACGATCAACCTGACGGGAGCCGGAGTGGCGCCTGCGGGCATTTCGGCCACACCCGTCTCGCTGAGCTTTGGCAACTATGCCATCGGCGCGACCAGCCCGCCGCAAACGGTGACGGTCACCAACAACGGAGGCATCGGGCTCAGCGCTCTGCAATATGCGGTCACCGGCGATTTCGCCCTGGCTTCTACTTCCGGCGGCTGCGGCAGTTCCCTCGGAGCGGGGAGCGCCTGCCAGCTCAGCCTGACCTTTTCGCCGACCCAGGCCGGGGCCCGCAGCGGTCAGCTCACCATCACCGCGGCGGAGCTTTCTTCTCCACTCGAGGTCGCGCTCAGTGGCAGCGGGGAGGATTTCTCCCTGCAGGTCAGCGGCTCCTCGACGGCTACGATCACCAGCGGACAGACGGCCAGTTATCTTGTCCAGGTCATTCCGGTCAATGGATCGACCGGCACCGTTTCCCTGAGCTGTGCCGGCGCACCGGTGAATGCCACCTGTGTCATCAATCCCGCAACTGTGGCCCTGAATGCGAATGCTACTGCCTCGGCAACGGTGACGGTGGAAACCGGCGTGGCCGATACGGCCATGGATGGCCGGAGCCGCGCCCTGATGCCGCGCGCCTCGCCCCTGCTGCTTGCCGTGGCTCTGCCGTGGCTGGCGGTCCGCCGCCGCAAAACCGCTCCGGCTGCCCGACGGATGCTCTCCCTTTTGGCATTGTTTGTGCTTTTTCTTGCCCCTGTCGCCTGCGGGGTGAGCGCAAGCGGAGGCTCGGGTGGAGCGGGAGGCGGTGGTACCACGTCGGGTAACAGTACGCCCTCAGGAACCTATACGTTGACTGTTACCGGAAGCGCGCCGGGAGTAACTCATACCGCCAGCCTTACGCTTACAGTCGAGTAA